A stretch of Paenibacillus mucilaginosus 3016 DNA encodes these proteins:
- a CDS encoding AraC family transcriptional regulator, translating into MKTNYSPQKALFTIGNISFITVQRHQGHIMSYSEGRSQHSFIYTFRGTMCYSFIDPANSNIMASAGQLVFLPSGTRHTSAYLDAENEVGIAQFDTIDGELPYYLSAPTLITFDHAEEIFSSLRTDLKAGAGENPMYYFYRLYELLWHLSRKIQNIPYKFKKLQPALKEMNMHYADRRKISDYADMTGLSEPGFRRLFTEYTGLSPIDYRNRIRLQEAKKLLRSGEYPIDEAAEAVGFTNLSFFCRSYKRLFGHSPGKEK; encoded by the coding sequence TTGAAAACCAATTACAGTCCGCAAAAAGCTCTGTTTACCATCGGAAATATAAGCTTTATTACCGTACAACGTCACCAAGGACATATCATGTCGTATTCCGAGGGCAGAAGCCAGCATTCGTTCATCTATACCTTCCGCGGTACCATGTGCTACAGCTTTATAGACCCTGCCAATAGCAATATCATGGCCTCTGCGGGACAATTAGTATTTCTTCCTTCGGGGACCCGTCACACCAGTGCCTATCTGGATGCCGAGAACGAGGTCGGAATTGCACAATTTGATACAATCGACGGAGAGCTTCCTTATTACCTTTCCGCACCGACTCTGATCACATTTGATCATGCGGAAGAGATCTTCTCTTCTTTGCGTACGGACCTGAAAGCCGGGGCCGGCGAAAATCCGATGTATTATTTTTACCGGTTGTATGAATTGTTGTGGCATCTCTCCAGGAAAATTCAGAACATTCCTTACAAGTTCAAAAAGCTGCAGCCCGCTCTGAAAGAAATGAATATGCACTATGCGGACCGTCGTAAGATCAGCGATTATGCGGATATGACCGGATTGAGCGAACCCGGATTTCGACGGCTTTTTACCGAATATACTGGTTTATCTCCGATTGACTATCGCAATCGAATAAGACTCCAAGAAGCAAAAAAACTGCTTCGCAGCGGGGAATACCCCATTGACGAAGCAGCAGAAGCCGTAGGCTTTACCAATCTGTCTTTTTTCTGTCGATCTTACAAAAGGCTCTTCGGACATAGTCCGGGGAAAGAGAAGTAG
- a CDS encoding heparinase II/III domain-containing protein: MPGAAAPLDPRSDEEPLLAAFETGTVVMRDNWEKPKTVLGMQAGFIPLRVNSHNHEDQNSFILVHQGERFFADPGHCCYRLASQQASIITQAHNTWSFAPDGAPEHRIVQERVTGNVYRPAPSKCDRLLVKQLDEVAVIRADAAKLYGDPIRRAERTWVTLLPHIVLIIDRIEAEQPIQVYTHFVMNNRDGALEEDTRLPACLEFRRGQTGVKLIHHAAEATAPIQLKPSWGFVHDVYHPLPNQKGQGAEGSANIYTYVTTACKKEHVNVYAILMDDASLLGEWGIEEMGEGGLAIHPVGLELKLSPDETLALTRNSTGQCYHITKHGLHRS; the protein is encoded by the coding sequence ATGCCGGGTGCAGCCGCACCACTCGATCCCCGCTCTGACGAAGAACCGCTGCTCGCTGCGTTCGAAACCGGGACCGTCGTCATGCGAGACAACTGGGAGAAGCCGAAGACGGTCCTGGGCATGCAGGCCGGTTTTATACCACTGCGGGTGAACTCACACAATCATGAGGACCAGAACAGCTTCATTCTCGTCCATCAAGGTGAGCGCTTCTTTGCCGATCCGGGCCATTGCTGTTATCGTCTCGCTTCCCAACAGGCCTCCATCATCACTCAAGCGCATAACACATGGTCGTTTGCCCCAGATGGAGCACCCGAACATAGAATTGTACAGGAGAGGGTAACGGGAAATGTGTATCGACCGGCACCTTCTAAGTGTGATCGACTCTTAGTGAAACAGTTGGACGAAGTGGCTGTTATCCGCGCCGATGCGGCGAAGCTCTATGGCGATCCAATCCGCCGGGCTGAACGTACCTGGGTGACGCTGCTGCCGCACATCGTGCTGATCATCGATCGGATCGAGGCAGAGCAGCCTATACAGGTCTACACGCACTTTGTAATGAATAACCGGGATGGAGCTCTAGAAGAGGATACAAGACTGCCGGCGTGTCTCGAATTCCGGCGCGGGCAGACAGGCGTGAAGCTGATCCATCATGCTGCAGAAGCAACCGCTCCCATTCAGCTTAAGCCATCCTGGGGCTTCGTACACGATGTATACCATCCGCTTCCGAATCAAAAGGGTCAAGGAGCGGAGGGGAGCGCCAATATTTATACCTATGTGACAACGGCATGTAAAAAAGAACATGTGAATGTGTACGCCATTTTGATGGATGATGCTTCGTTGTTAGGGGAGTGGGGGATAGAGGAGATGGGGGAAGGGGGACTGGCGATTCACCCGGTCGGGCTCGAGCTTAAGCTGTCTCCAGATGAAACGCTGGCTTTGACACGTAACAGCACCGGACAATGCTATCACATTACGAAACATGGGCTGCATAGAAGCTAA
- a CDS encoding helix-turn-helix transcriptional regulator, translated as MENTVLQFPFSKIFFLVYHYGRIDNLIERETTPQWKLQQLSYSNHYVLALAAEGRAVYELDGFEQPQEIRKGDVLFLRKQLLHSATSDPVNPWKVFVVIFDAIDLSVETSILDHALPAISRTSFLIELTLLFREMLDAWTAKKPGHLLLCRGLLMKMLYLLMREQQLQTTPQARTIDHTIAMMTEHYNRTFSIHELAAHAGLSPSYYRLVFKKLTGFTVGQFQTRMKINKARDFLLSGDCNVTEAAQLVGFDNVYYFSAVFKKLTGINPSELLKRR; from the coding sequence ATGGAGAATACCGTGCTGCAGTTTCCTTTTTCAAAAATCTTCTTTCTGGTATATCATTACGGGAGGATAGACAACCTGATTGAGCGCGAGACGACACCTCAGTGGAAGCTGCAGCAGCTGTCGTATTCTAACCACTATGTACTCGCCCTGGCGGCCGAAGGAAGAGCCGTTTATGAGCTAGATGGCTTCGAGCAGCCTCAAGAGATCCGTAAGGGAGATGTATTGTTTCTAAGAAAACAACTGCTGCACTCCGCCACCTCGGACCCTGTCAATCCATGGAAGGTGTTCGTCGTCATCTTTGATGCGATTGATCTCAGCGTTGAAACAAGCATTCTGGACCATGCCCTGCCTGCAATATCCCGTACCTCCTTTCTGATAGAATTGACGCTTCTGTTTAGAGAGATGCTGGATGCCTGGACAGCCAAAAAGCCAGGGCATCTGCTGCTCTGCCGTGGCTTATTGATGAAGATGCTTTATTTGCTGATGAGAGAGCAGCAGCTCCAGACGACACCCCAAGCCCGTACCATCGACCATACGATTGCGATGATGACGGAGCACTATAACCGCACTTTTTCGATTCATGAACTGGCGGCTCATGCGGGCTTGAGTCCGTCCTATTACCGTCTGGTATTCAAGAAACTGACGGGTTTTACTGTAGGTCAGTTCCAGACGCGTATGAAAATCAACAAAGCACGAGATTTCCTTCTTTCAGGAGATTGCAACGTGACCGAAGCTGCGCAGCTGGTCGGTTTTGACAACGTGTATTACTTCAGTGCTGTATTCAAAAAGCTTACCGGCATAAATCCCTCTGAGCTGCTTAAGCGACGCTAG
- a CDS encoding LysR family transcriptional regulator: MELRQLEYFIQICKSGSFTKAKEELGVTQPTLSQQIRVLEDEYNIQLFDRVSRGVEVTEAGKILLNKGKAIMNLLEEARNEIDGRNRKSQETISIGCCPAELEYLAPYFMRFHQKYPNVLLKVIDTEDAANKVLEQMVDIGITAYPVSDASVISTHLYRQEMALLVHSEHPLANKSSIPFQSLKQMNSIMFREQNKSLIDMYGFSCGLTLKSIIETSSSSVLIHWVRHGLGAALIPTSLLESLRDDSLRIVKLEGHTPCWDISLVHLNSVTMRSTARVFMQEMDSYVRKLR, from the coding sequence GTGGAATTGCGCCAGCTCGAATATTTTATTCAAATTTGCAAATCAGGCAGCTTCACCAAAGCGAAAGAAGAATTAGGTGTGACTCAGCCTACCCTAAGTCAGCAAATCCGGGTTTTGGAGGATGAGTATAATATTCAATTGTTCGATCGGGTAAGCAGGGGAGTTGAGGTAACCGAAGCGGGAAAGATTCTCTTGAATAAAGGCAAAGCTATCATGAATCTTCTTGAAGAGGCGCGCAATGAAATCGATGGGCGAAACAGAAAATCTCAAGAAACCATTTCTATTGGATGCTGTCCTGCTGAACTTGAATATCTTGCTCCTTACTTTATGAGATTTCACCAAAAGTACCCGAATGTTTTATTAAAAGTTATCGATACAGAAGATGCCGCGAATAAAGTGTTGGAACAGATGGTGGACATTGGAATCACTGCATATCCGGTTTCAGATGCTTCGGTCATTTCAACTCATTTGTATCGGCAAGAAATGGCGTTGTTGGTTCATTCAGAACATCCCTTGGCTAATAAATCTTCGATTCCTTTTCAATCTTTGAAGCAAATGAATTCGATTATGTTCCGAGAACAAAACAAATCACTAATTGATATGTATGGTTTCTCTTGTGGGTTGACCTTGAAGTCGATCATAGAAACGTCCTCCTCTTCCGTATTGATTCATTGGGTTCGTCATGGACTCGGAGCAGCACTTATACCAACATCTTTACTCGAAAGTCTAAGGGACGATTCATTGCGTATTGTTAAACTGGAGGGCCATACTCCTTGTTGGGATATATCTCTTGTACATCTTAATTCTGTTACGATGAGATCCACTGCCAGAGTATTTATGCAAGAGATGGATTCCTATGTACGGAAGTTGAGGTGA
- a CDS encoding LysR family transcriptional regulator, whose product MFRQLECFIQICKEGSFTKAAEILMISQPTLSQQIRFLETEVGASLFERVGRGVKVTTDGEILYEKALSVMRLIEESKKETYELRNARAAKLSIGIPPMDFFWLIPHFLKFHEQYPDITLKFTSTENTSRQLLNSSIDIGITDMYDPNKEVHMMHLYKEELALVVYADHPWADRTVVSFHELEELETSLFVGDISLNEHLHTLGTPIAKSLQSQFESTSTAILISMVLQKMGAAILPASSIDILCGQQLKIIRLVDPTPVREIKLMFRRHHYHNPSVQKCIDFLLEHIPLRTPDSLKCSS is encoded by the coding sequence ATGTTCAGGCAGTTAGAATGTTTCATTCAAATTTGCAAAGAGGGAAGCTTTACTAAGGCAGCAGAAATTCTAATGATTTCTCAACCCACTTTAAGTCAACAGATCCGCTTTCTGGAGACGGAGGTTGGTGCCTCACTATTTGAGAGAGTCGGCAGAGGGGTAAAGGTTACAACCGACGGGGAAATACTTTACGAAAAAGCACTTTCCGTGATGAGGCTCATTGAAGAATCAAAGAAAGAAACTTACGAGTTACGCAATGCCCGGGCAGCTAAACTTTCGATAGGGATTCCTCCGATGGACTTTTTTTGGTTAATACCCCATTTTTTGAAATTTCATGAACAGTATCCTGACATTACGTTAAAATTCACCAGTACAGAAAATACATCACGACAATTACTGAATAGCAGTATCGATATCGGCATTACCGACATGTATGATCCGAACAAAGAAGTTCATATGATGCACCTGTACAAAGAAGAGCTGGCATTGGTTGTTTATGCGGATCACCCATGGGCAGATCGAACCGTTGTTTCTTTTCATGAGCTGGAAGAGTTAGAAACTTCCTTATTTGTTGGGGACATCAGTTTAAACGAGCATCTTCATACATTGGGCACGCCCATCGCCAAATCTTTGCAATCGCAGTTTGAGTCCACTTCCACGGCCATTCTTATCTCTATGGTACTGCAAAAGATGGGAGCAGCTATTTTACCTGCTTCCTCAATTGATATTTTATGTGGCCAGCAATTGAAAATCATTCGTCTTGTAGATCCAACGCCTGTTCGTGAGATCAAGCTTATGTTTAGAAGGCATCATTATCATAATCCTTCCGTTCAGAAATGTATCGATTTTTTACTGGAACATATTCCTTTAAGAACGCCCGATTCTTTAAAATGTAGTTCTTAA
- a CDS encoding extracellular solute-binding protein, producing the protein MMCTAVTACSGNADPSGSGTAENHKNSKANLKEAAPSQTKLSPDEPAWKLDTTPITFDWYINFDWYTSKWGGNVVSEYITKKTGVSLNFIVPAGDASEKLNTMMAARSLPDFITLGSYEDSVQKMINGDMVLPLNELADQYDPYFFKAADPVKLSWYTQANGNVYGYPNASSSPADYRKYGQLFTSNQTFVVRKDMYEALGKPDMSTPEGFLSALKAAKEKFPDVDGQPLIPIGMHEFTETGNYSLEAFLQNFLAIPQQKDGKLYDRRSDPTYLKWLKVFRQANEDGLIPTDVYIDEKRLEKDEKISQGRYFAMLYQWSDFLEINQALYRKDPDKVYIAIDGPANDAHDPPTLAGNGISGWTVTLISKNVKDKKRAIAFLSYLLSEEGNKDLFLGEKGVTYDTIDGKDQFLPEVLHLLNTDRLAFNRKYGASYMYWMLMDKNMNLAWMTGMDAEPAKQIADWTRGKTISMSEFENLGPDPSTKEGIAQGENTRLWAETLPKLLMAGSDAEFDRLFAGFMKTITEDPEYEAIKASRQTAYERNVQKLKSSLNP; encoded by the coding sequence ATGATGTGTACGGCGGTAACGGCTTGCTCTGGGAATGCAGACCCATCGGGCAGCGGCACTGCTGAGAATCATAAGAACTCCAAAGCCAATCTGAAGGAGGCAGCTCCTTCTCAAACGAAGCTTTCTCCGGATGAGCCTGCCTGGAAGCTGGACACGACACCGATTACGTTTGACTGGTATATCAATTTCGACTGGTACACCAGCAAGTGGGGGGGGAACGTCGTTTCCGAGTATATTACGAAGAAGACCGGCGTCAGCCTGAACTTTATCGTGCCTGCCGGCGACGCCAGCGAGAAGCTTAACACGATGATGGCGGCAAGGTCACTCCCTGACTTCATCACGCTGGGCTCGTATGAGGATTCCGTGCAGAAGATGATCAATGGAGATATGGTGCTTCCATTAAATGAGCTGGCGGACCAGTACGATCCTTATTTCTTTAAAGCCGCAGACCCCGTGAAGCTTAGCTGGTATACGCAGGCAAACGGCAATGTGTATGGCTACCCGAATGCATCTTCATCCCCTGCGGACTATCGGAAATATGGTCAGCTTTTTACGTCTAATCAAACCTTTGTTGTTCGGAAAGACATGTATGAAGCACTTGGAAAACCGGATATGAGCACGCCGGAAGGGTTTCTCAGCGCGCTGAAAGCAGCGAAGGAGAAGTTTCCGGACGTGGACGGCCAGCCGCTCATTCCGATCGGCATGCATGAATTTACGGAAACCGGCAACTATTCGCTAGAGGCCTTTCTTCAGAACTTCCTGGCCATTCCGCAGCAGAAAGACGGCAAACTGTACGACCGTCGAAGCGACCCAACCTACCTGAAATGGCTGAAGGTGTTCCGCCAAGCGAATGAGGACGGGCTGATCCCGACAGATGTCTATATTGATGAAAAACGGCTGGAAAAAGATGAAAAAATATCGCAAGGGCGTTATTTTGCCATGCTGTATCAGTGGTCTGATTTTTTAGAGATTAACCAAGCGTTATACCGCAAGGATCCGGATAAGGTGTATATCGCGATTGATGGTCCGGCAAATGATGCACATGATCCGCCAACCCTTGCAGGAAATGGCATCTCCGGTTGGACGGTGACGCTCATCTCGAAGAACGTCAAGGATAAGAAGCGGGCCATTGCCTTCCTCAGCTATTTGCTCAGCGAAGAGGGGAACAAAGATTTGTTCTTAGGAGAGAAGGGTGTTACCTACGATACGATCGACGGTAAAGATCAGTTCCTGCCGGAGGTCCTGCATCTGCTCAACACCGACCGCCTGGCATTCAATAGGAAATATGGCGCTTCGTATATGTACTGGATGCTAATGGATAAGAACATGAATCTGGCATGGATGACGGGGATGGATGCTGAACCCGCCAAACAAATTGCCGATTGGACGAGGGGCAAGACGATCAGCATGAGCGAGTTCGAAAATCTGGGTCCGGACCCGTCGACGAAGGAAGGTATTGCGCAAGGCGAAAACACGCGGCTCTGGGCCGAGACGCTGCCCAAGCTGCTGATGGCGGGGTCGGATGCTGAATTTGATCGGCTGTTCGCCGGATTCATGAAAACTATTACCGAGGATCCCGAGTATGAAGCAATCAAAGCCAGTCGTCAAACAGCCTATGAACGAAATGTACAGAAGTTGAAATCGTCGCTCAATCCATAG
- a CDS encoding sensor histidine kinase — protein MGRAVNRWLLGIRAFTFKLSLQAKLILSFVVVIFIPVVLFSWYTLNEDSAKAMKELMKNNENVLEVEKKNIENNIELMRWTAQLALSNREMNKYLQVAQTQDAADVLHIKKAVVNNFQYFLYNNPRIANVRLFTDNLYVNEIWPVILQESRIQDKPWHDEVVKQNGMPWWTIQGNVVLTGLPSEPLPNEPFMTYLQEFKYPDNATHNGILEISMRLSNFFSRTFSSVQDMNSQLIVVDRSGQVFSLKASPVFEQHSAEELMNSVKLTSNTDSETVQFKVHGQSFLAFQSYIPSVDVHLVNMVSLADTMKGITHSRVRYIVLFSLLAAFLVLLSYSMQAVILRRLKALRESMQQVRSGNFNVELPTITGTDEVGELGYHYRKLILKINELIQEQAARQAAGKEAELRALKNQIDSHFLYNTLENVKMLAEIEGQYLISDIMTSLGGMMRYSMEWNQDHVMLSDEIQQVQDYVSIMNIRYDGRLDLRLSIAPECLKQESLKMSLQPTVENAIKHGMRRMHSSDGNLVITISAVRRDQACVIEITDSGCGIPEETLSLLNRMLRMEESAYQNARQLFFRKDNQDSNGIGLRNVDQRLVMSYGVEYGIGIESQEGSYTRVIMTLPYRVMGGGADIYD, from the coding sequence ATGGGACGCGCGGTAAACCGTTGGTTATTGGGGATACGTGCATTTACGTTTAAACTTTCGCTTCAAGCCAAACTGATTCTGTCATTTGTGGTCGTTATCTTCATACCGGTTGTTCTATTCTCTTGGTATACGCTCAATGAAGATTCCGCCAAGGCCATGAAAGAATTGATGAAGAACAACGAGAATGTGCTTGAGGTTGAGAAGAAAAACATTGAGAATAACATAGAACTGATGAGATGGACGGCACAGCTCGCGTTATCCAATCGGGAAATGAACAAATATTTGCAAGTTGCACAAACTCAGGATGCAGCGGATGTTCTTCATATTAAGAAAGCTGTGGTCAACAACTTTCAATATTTTCTGTACAACAATCCACGAATTGCGAATGTCCGGTTGTTCACGGATAATCTCTATGTGAATGAAATATGGCCCGTCATTCTGCAGGAATCACGTATTCAAGACAAGCCTTGGCATGATGAAGTGGTGAAGCAGAACGGTATGCCCTGGTGGACTATCCAGGGGAACGTTGTCCTCACCGGTTTGCCATCCGAACCCTTGCCGAATGAGCCCTTCATGACGTACTTGCAGGAATTCAAATATCCGGACAACGCAACACATAACGGGATCCTGGAGATATCGATGAGATTATCGAACTTCTTCTCTCGGACGTTCAGCAGTGTGCAGGACATGAACTCTCAACTGATCGTAGTCGACAGGAGCGGACAGGTATTCAGCTTGAAGGCTTCACCTGTGTTCGAACAGCACAGCGCGGAGGAATTGATGAACAGCGTGAAGCTGACGAGTAACACAGATAGCGAGACGGTACAGTTTAAGGTTCATGGGCAGTCCTTCTTGGCATTTCAGAGCTACATCCCATCGGTCGACGTCCATCTGGTCAATATGGTTAGTCTTGCGGATACGATGAAAGGCATTACCCATTCGAGAGTTCGTTATATTGTTCTCTTTTCGTTACTGGCGGCATTTCTCGTGCTGCTGTCTTACTCGATGCAAGCGGTGATACTTCGCAGGCTAAAGGCGTTGAGAGAATCGATGCAGCAGGTAAGAAGCGGCAACTTCAACGTCGAGCTGCCGACCATTACCGGTACCGATGAGGTAGGTGAGCTGGGCTATCATTACCGCAAGCTCATTCTGAAGATTAACGAGCTTATTCAAGAGCAGGCAGCCAGGCAGGCGGCAGGCAAAGAAGCCGAGCTTCGGGCGCTGAAGAACCAGATCGATTCCCACTTTCTCTATAATACGCTGGAGAACGTCAAGATGCTGGCGGAGATTGAAGGGCAGTATCTCATATCGGATATCATGACGTCCCTAGGCGGTATGATGCGGTATTCCATGGAATGGAATCAGGATCACGTGATGCTCAGCGATGAGATTCAGCAGGTCCAGGATTATGTATCCATCATGAATATCCGTTATGATGGAAGACTTGATCTCCGATTGTCGATTGCACCGGAATGTCTCAAGCAGGAATCACTCAAAATGTCACTGCAGCCCACAGTCGAGAACGCGATCAAGCATGGGATGCGCCGCATGCATTCCAGCGATGGAAATCTGGTCATTACAATCTCTGCCGTCCGGCGTGATCAAGCTTGTGTCATTGAGATTACGGACAGCGGCTGCGGCATACCGGAAGAGACACTAAGCTTGTTGAATCGAATGCTGCGAATGGAAGAGTCCGCTTACCAGAATGCCCGGCAATTATTCTTTCGCAAGGATAACCAGGACAGCAATGGAATTGGTCTGCGTAATGTGGATCAACGATTAGTGATGAGCTATGGGGTGGAATATGGGATTGGGATCGAGAGTCAGGAAGGAAGCTATACACGCGTAATCATGACTTTGCCCTATCGGGTCATGGGAGGGGGAGCGGACATCTATGATTAG